TAATATCCGTCGCCTACGCTTTCAATCTTCCATTGTGGATCAGTAGGAGTAGCAGCCGCCGCTGCTAGGCCTTCACCAGTATACGGATGACTAGGTTCGATTACTTCGAGCGGGGTACCCGTCGTGCGTACCTTCAGCGTAAATACGCCCGACAAAACCTCCGTCGTTTCCGGAGCAGATACAGGCTTGGGCGCCCGCACGAGCTTCGGTGCTGTAGCCGAAGGCTTTAATGGTTTTGGGTCTTTGCTTTTCGATTCCGCTGCGGCTACTGCTTTGGGTGCGGGAGCAGCCACTGGCTTCGGCGCAGGTGCGGCCGGTCGAGCAGCGGCAGGGGTGGCTTTGGCTACGGGAGCTGGCATAGCAGGTACCTCCACCGCAACCGCTTCCGTGGTAACAACCGGCGCTGGTGCAGGCGTTTTAGCCGCCGTGCCATTGGGCGTAGCCGCTGCTGCTACGGCTGGCTGAGCCGATACTGTAGGATCGGGCGTGGTGGGCGAGCCACTCGGATACAGGTACGCCATCGGAATAATCTGAGGCGCTTTGCCTGGTGGCGTCCACATCAATTGCACAGTGGCGTCGCCTTCTTCTTCGTAGTACTCAAGCTTTATGCTCGTTTTTTCCCCAGCAGCTAGGCTCACGGGTACTCCAATAATGCCAGTAGTGCCTTTTGAGCTCCACGTATCTATTACTTTTTTTCCGTTTACCCACAGCCGTACGCCACTATCGGAGGGGACGGCAAACGTGTAGCTGCCGGTGGCGGGAGCAGCGAGTAAACCTTCCCAGCGCACAGAGAAATAATCGGCGGGGAGGGTGGAAGCCGGAGCACCTTTGCCCCAGCGAAAATCAACGGCAGTATCAACGCGCTGGAGTACTGGAGCACCAGCTAACGTACCATTATTAAAATATGAAGCTGTAAGACCCGTGCCGGCGCCTTGCACCAAGATCGGATCAGCAACACCCGAGGTCGTTTTGGTGGGATCAGTAGCCCCAAGCCACACTGGCAAATCAGCCAGCGCGGAGTTGGTTACACCAAGCCCAAGAATAGAACAGAAGAGTAGATGTCGCACGATTTAAAGAAGATATTGAACCAATCAAAGAGTGATAGCCA
This Hymenobacter sp. GOD-10R DNA region includes the following protein-coding sequences:
- a CDS encoding PA14 domain-containing protein — translated: MRHLLFCSILGLGVTNSALADLPVWLGATDPTKTTSGVADPILVQGAGTGLTASYFNNGTLAGAPVLQRVDTAVDFRWGKGAPASTLPADYFSVRWEGLLAAPATGSYTFAVPSDSGVRLWVNGKKVIDTWSSKGTTGIIGVPVSLAAGEKTSIKLEYYEEEGDATVQLMWTPPGKAPQIIPMAYLYPSGSPTTPDPTVSAQPAVAAAATPNGTAAKTPAPAPVVTTEAVAVEVPAMPAPVAKATPAAARPAAPAPKPVAAPAPKAVAAAESKSKDPKPLKPSATAPKLVRAPKPVSAPETTEVLSGVFTLKVRTTGTPLEVIEPSHPYTGEGLAAAAATPTDPQWKIESVGDGYYRVVVQGSNKVLEVLGSETSNGTPMSLWTYYSGNNQLWRIEPVGEGYYKLIAKHSRKALTSKIPTEGGIQQWRYSGREDQQWKLEPATVKPPTMVANNVPGVGANNMSVYPNPSNGVVQMNYQLTESLPLGWVLYDQRGVVVRVSDYRRQTAGPHNQTLDFVALPTGDYNLHLTVGTTTTQQPVVIRHPKSDTSNAEASK